The genomic interval AGGTCCAGTACCAGCGTTTATTGACCCAGATAATCGACCCTTCGATTTCGTCTCCCCTGACAGTGCCACGCCAATACATAACCGCACCAGACTCGGTACAGGGAACATCGGCCCGCATCTGGACAGCATCACCCTCTGCTCTGACCCAGTACTCCACCTTGGCGTAACCGCACCTGCGCTCACACTCCTCCGAAACGAATTCACCGTCATCGAACACCAGCAGGTCGTCAATGTCCCCAGGCGCGCCTTTAACACCAAGCTGACTTTGGAATGTTTTCCCATCTAAAACCGCATGGAGATCTGTGGACGAGTCGGCGAAAACGGGTTGGGCAAAAGGCGTCAGCAGAATAGCGACGCACAAAGACAGGAGACAACAAAGGCGTTGCGGCAGAAACTCAACACTGGGTTGATGGGCGCGGTCTGGGTCGGTTTCCATGGGCAAAGCCCCGGTGCCAAAAACCTAATTAAAGTCTAGCTCAGACACCGGCAAAAGAAAGAACCGCGCTGTCCGTCCCCGAGGTCATCGCCGGCGGAAGTTTGTGTTAACGCACCAGTTCACGAACATCAGCTACAAACTGATCCACGCGTTCGGTTGTGGTTGCCCAGGAACACATCAGGCGGGCCGAGCCACCGATGAAATTATAGAACCGCCAGCCTTTGGCCCGCAGCGCCGCCTGCACCGGTTCGGGCATTTCCACGAACACGCCATTCACCTGCCGGGGATAGCGCAGCGAAACGCCGGGCAGGCCTTCCAGCCCGCTGGCCAGCCGTGCGGCGCAGGCGTTGGCGTGCCGGGCATTGTGCAACCAGACATCGTTGTCCAGCAGTCCACACCAGGGCGCCGAAATGTAGCGCATCTTGGACGCCAACTGACCGGCTTGCTTACAACGCCATTCGAAATCTTCGGCCAGCTGTCGATTGAAAAACACCACGGCCTCACCGAGAGCCAGGCCATTCTTGGTGCCAGAGAAACACAGAACATCCACGCCGGCTTTCCAGGTGATCTCCGATGGGTGCACGTCCAGCGCCGCCACTGCGTTGGCAAACCGGGCGCCATCCATATGGATGCTCAGGTTGTACTTATCCGCCATGGCCCGGATCGCGCGTAATTCTTCAGGGGTGTAGAGGGTGCCAACTTCTGTGGCCTGAGTCAGGCTCAGGGCTTTCGGTTTCGGGTAATGGATGTCGGTGCGCTTGGTGACCAGGTGCTCGATACTCTCAGGCGTGAGCTTGCCATCCGGCCCCTGCCCCAACAGCAGCTTCGCGCCGTTGGAAGCGTATTCCGGCCCTCCGCATTCGTCGGTCTCGATGTGCGCCAGCTCGTGGCAGATGACACTGTGAAAGGATTGCCCAATAGAGGCCAGGGCCAAGGAGTTGGCCGCGGTGCCGTTGAACACAAAAAAGACATCGCAGTCGGTATCAAACAGCGCCCGAATGTCATCAGCGGCCCGCTGGGTCCAGCTGTCTTCACCATAGGCGGCTTCGTCCATGCGGTTTGCCGCGGCCATAGCCTCCCAGGCTTCGGGACATACACCGCTGTAGTTATCACTGGCAAACTGCTCGTACTGGGACACGCTGGACCTCCGGATTTTGTAATAAAGAACTGATTACTTTCTGAAAACTGCACACCTTCTGAATCTTTCCAAACTACACCATTCCGGGCGAATCGCCAGCACTCAGATCCAGCCCTTCGCGCATAGCATCGATAACGGTGCTGACCCGATTGGGCAGAGGCTGGTTGCGACGAAAGCCCAGAAACAGGGTTTCACTGGCTGGTGTTGCCAACCGGTGGGTTTTTACTGTCTCTGGCTGCTGGAACGCTTCGATGGCGTAAGCCGGCAATACGGTAAACCCCAAGCCCCGGCTGACCGGCTCGAGAATCAGGCTGATCTGGTTGGAAAAACCGGCCGACGGGAACTGATTGCTATGATGGAACTCGCTGTAGTTAGCCCCCAGCAGCAAGCCCGCATGGTGAGCCCCGTCCGGATGATTGATGAACCCGAGCGCCATTAACTGGTCCCAGCTGGGTTCATCCATCCCCTCAGGTGTCACCAGCAACAAGGCCTCTTCGCCCACTGGCTTGAAACCAACCTCATCCAGGGCTGCGGGCTTTGTCATGATACCCACATCCACCCGGTATTCGGCAATGGCCCGCTCAACGTCAGAGTTGGGCGCAAAGCGGTAATCGATGACCAGACCCGGATGCTGCGTTTGCAAAGTCAGCAGGTGCGGATACAGCTTCAGCCCCACACTGCCGGGCGACATGATTCTGACCAGGCCTTCGAAGGCCGGATCCGCGCCAACCCGCCGTTCAAGATCGGACAGCGACTCGACTATCACATTGGCCTCGCGGTACAGCCGCTCACCGGCATCGGTCAGGGTGAACTGCTTGCCCTGACGAACCAGCAGAGACAGTTCAAGCTGCTCTTCCAACTTTCGCACATGCTGACTGACACCCGATTGCGTCATGTGCAGGCGCTCTGCGGTGCGCGTGAAATGGCCAACCTCCACCAGAGTGCAGAAGCTACGTAACCAGACGGGATTCATCATTACGATTCATACTCGAACACATTAAAAATGATAATTTTACGTGATCAATCAGGCTTTGTAACCTAGTTGCACAGTCACAGAGGCAAGAGGTAACAGCAAATGAGCAACGTTTACCCAAGAAACTTTTCACACATTGGCATTTCCGTACCCGACCTGGAAGCAGCGGTGAAGTTCTACACCGAAGTCATGGGTTGGTACCTGATCATGAAGCCGACCGACATCGAAGAAGACGACAGTGCCATCGGCGAAATGTGCACCGACGTGTTTGGTCCGGGCTGGGGCAACTTCCGCATTGCCCACATGTCCACCGGCGACCGGATCGGCGTTGAGCTGTTTCAGTTCAAAAACCAGGAAAATCCGGAGAACAACTTCGAGTACTGGAAGACCGGTGTATTCCACTTCTGCGTTCAGGATCCGGACGTTGAAGGGCTGGCAGAGCGTATCGTTGCTGCAGGTGGTAAGAAACGCATGGAAAAGCCGCGCTACTACTACCCGGGTGAGAAGCCGTACCGCATGATCTACATGGAAGATCCGTTCGGCAACATCCTCGAGATCTACAGCCACAGCTACGAGCTGATCTACAGCGAAGGTGCTTACTAGGGCCCGCTCGGAACCCGGCTGTTTGCCCGATGTACTGCTTTACTTTTTGATCGAGAAATCCATCTTCTGGTGGGCCAACTTGTCTTCATCACCGGTCCAGGCATAAGCCAACAAGGTTGGCTCGAAATCACCCGTGGTCATTCGATGGGCGCGTTTCGGTGGATTGAACAGCAACGACCCCGGCGTGAACACGCTGTAGTTGCTGTCCGACACCGACCCACTGAGGCAGATATACGATTCGCTGATACCGTCGTGGCTGTGCTCAGGATAGGTGCATCGGGGGGCAAAAAGGACAAGGCCGAGAATAAGCTTCTTGCTAATCACGGGACCATTTGGCCCCATCAGCTCCGAGTAGGCGTATTTGCGCGCCAGACCCTTTCGCATGCGTTCGTAGCCATAGCGCCAGGTCAGTTGATCGATAACCCGGGCAAGTGAACGCACCAGTGGTGCTGTGGGTTCATTGAGCCCCTGATCCATGGCCCTTCCCAACCAGGCACACACCGGCAAACTGTTGGGTTGATCAAACGCAACTTCAGGATTGATTTCAAGCTCCGCATTCAGGCGATTGCGGACGTCTTTCAGGTGCGAACGAATAACACTGTTACCGCCGGCCGATCCGAAACGGTAAAGGTTCCAGTACTCCCGAAAGACATACTGCCAGTCAACATGATCTGCAAGTCTGCGCATTGCGGGTCTCCATGCCCGATCAGATTCCAATCATCAATGGCCGCAAAAAGCTTAGCCCGCCAGCCCAAGGTGCTCGGAATCCTGCTCAATGCAGCGATCCATCAGCGCTAGGTACTCGGCCTTGGCTTTGCGCTTGGTTTCCTTGTGCGCCCGCATGTTCAGCTTTTTGAACTGTTGTGCCAGCTCATTGGCGCGAGTACTGAGTTCAGACGGGGCCACAATCTCATCCAGGAAACCTGCGTCCACCGCGCCCTGGGGCCCGTATATTTCCGCGTTCACTACGGAACGTTGGAAGTGGGCAGGCGTCAGGCGGTGCCGGGCAATTTCGATGCCCGCGCGGTGCATGGTCATGCCAATGGCCACTTCATTAAGGCCCAGCTTGAAGTCTCCCTCAACGCCGATGCGGTGATCCACTGACAACAGGATAAAGGCACCCTTGGCAATGGCGTGGCCGCTGCAGGCGCCAATCACCGGAAACGGGAAAGCCGACAGCCGACGGGTCAGCTTGGAACCCACCGTCACCAGCGCAGAGGCCTCGCTGGCGCTCTTCTGCATCTCCTTCAGGTCATACCCACCAGAGAAAATGCCCGGCTGACCGGTCAGGATAACCACGGCCTCGTCCGATTCCGCCCGGTCCAGGGCCGCATTCAGCGCTTCAAACACCTCATGGCTCAGGGCATTGGCCTTGCCATTGGTAATGGTAATGGTCGCAACGCCGTCATTTAGTTGGTAATCGACAAGATCTGTCACCGGCTTTTCCTCTTACTGTGATTGTTCGATAGGAGTGGTGAACTGTGCCAGTTTCCGGAGCCCGAGACCACTCCCCGAAGAGGCCTTTTCAACAGCGCCATGATTACCCACAAAAACTGTGGATAACTGTGTTAGCAGAGCAAGGACAGAGCGCCCCAGCCCACGAGAACAGGGCGCTGACGATTCTTGGACACTAAATGACCGTACTCAATCACTGGGGGATAAGATTGTCGTCCAAAGCCTTTGCCGCTGCCAGTGCAGGCCGGTTTGCCAGCTTTTCCACATAGGCCTCGAATTCCGGTCGTTTGGGAATCGAGCCGAACTCCATACCCCACATGATGTGGGAGCCCACATAGACGTCAGCCGCGGTGAACCGGGAGCCGGCGATGTAGGGTTTGTTTGATACCGCCTGCACCAGGGTATCAATGGTGTGATCGTAGGTGCCGTAGCCCACCATTTTCTCCAGGTCGCTGGTGACTTCGGCCTTGAGTACCCGATCCATTACCGCCGCCTCCAGAGGGCCTGCTGCAAAGAACAGCCACCGGTAATAGGCCGCCCGATCAGCCAGGTCAGGCGCCAGGCCCGCGTTCGGGAAGGCATCGGCAAGATAGGCACAAATGGCGGCAGATTCGGTTACCACCTGGCCACGGTGCATCAAGGCAGGCACTTTACCCATGGGATTGATGGCGAGATAGTCATCGGCTTTCATATCGGTTTCATAGGCGAGCAAAACCTGGCGATAGTCGGCGCCGACCTCTTCCAGCATCCAGCGCACAATGCGCCCTCGAGACATGGGGTTGGTGTAGAAAATGAGATCGCAGTCAGCAGAATCGGTGATAGGCATGGTGGGATGCTCCGAGGCAAAGGGGATCTTCAAAGACTAGCCCAATCCACAGCCTGCTCAAGGGTTCTTTTCCGGGTGCTGAGGTATTCCCCGGGGAATACAACTATCCTTAAACGAGGCTGCACTCGAAACCGTTTGGAGCACCCCACCATGAAGCCAGAACTCCCTAAATTACCGGACCTGAAACTGGATGTGGACCACCGCATTCCCGCCTCCTGGGACTTCGATACTGGCGTGGGATTGATACTACTGGTTCCTGACCTCCACCGGGAGGTTATGGACAAGGCGCCCTGGGCCGATTACCTGAAACTGCGCCTGGCCGATTTCCCGAAAGCGACCAATCCGATACTGATATCAGGCCCCCGAGGCACCCGCACCAGTATCGGCTTTGTCTCGACTGACGTCCGCGGTTTCAAGGCCCTGAGCCAGGCCCGGGCCCTGCTCGCGCCATTGATGGCAGAACGCTGCCGCAAGATCAACGTGATCTCACTGCTCGAGCAGCCCGGGATCGCCTGCATTTTGGCCGAAGCCCTGGTTTCGGCCGCCTATGCCGCCCTGTTCCAGCTGCCAAGACTCTCGGACAAGGCCGAAGAAAAGCCTCAACTGGCCGCTATGAATTTCTTTGGTGAGTTTGAAACCGCCGACTTCCGTTACGCCAAGGCAACCGCCGAGGGCAACAATCTTGCACGCTGGCTGACTCAGTTGCCGGGCAACTACCTTACCCCGACGATCTACCGGGAATACGCGGAAGCTCTGGCCCACCAGGAAGGCTGGGAGGCGGAGTTCTACGATTGCGACCAGTTGGAACAGATGAAAGCGGGTGCCTTTTTATCCGTGGTTCAGGCCAGCCCCAACCGGGATGCGGGCATCCTGCAACTGAGGTATCGCATGACCGGCGCCGAGGAACGGCCACTGGCCCTGGTAGGCAAAGGTATCTGTTTCGACACCGGCGGCAGTAATCTCAAGACCGGCGGCAGTATGCTGGGAATGCACGGAGATATGCAGGGCAGTGCGGTCGCGCTGGGTACCCTGCTGGCCCTCACCCGGCTTAATTTCCCGGCACCGGTGGACTGCTGGCTGGCGCTGGCCGAGAACCACATCGGCTCAAGGGCCGTGAAATGCAACGATGTAGTAACCGCCCTCAATGGCACCACCATTGAATTGATCAATACCGATGCCGAGGGCCGCATGGTTCTGGCCGACACCCTGGCCCTGGCCTGCCGGAAACCACCACGCGCCATTCTCGATTACGCCACCCTCACCGGGGCCGTGGTCTCAAGCCTTGGCAATCGCATGGCCGGCGCCCTCACCAATCGACGCCACTGGGTAGAACCCATCATTCAGGCCGGTGAACATTGTGGCGAGCGGGTGTGGCCATTTCCGTACGAGGACGATTATGACGACGATCTGAAATCCGAGGTCGCCGACACCTTACAGTGCCGGACCGCCGGCGCAGGCGATCACATATACGCCGCGCGGTTTCTAGGGCGTTTTGTGGATAAAGACGTGGGCTGGCTCCACGTCGACATGGCGTCCACAGGCACTCACAAGGGCGGGCTGGGGCACATCCCCTCGGACATCCAGGGTTTCGGAGTTCGGTTCGGCGTGGAGTGGTTCAAGCGAGTCATCGCGGAGTAATTAGCCCAGGACAGGGAGATCAGAGCTGATGGAAACCCACGCGAGTTTCCCCGAAACACTCGGCGGGTTTGCGGTGTTGCTGCTGGTGCTGGCGGCGCTTCGGGTGTTCGCACGGTCTTCCCGCCTGCCGGCGGAATCCTGGATTCTGATTTCTGGCCTGCTGTATGGCCTGACCCTGAAATCGTTCCCTTCGCTGCCGATACTCGAGCTATCTCCGGACCTGGTGATCCTGTTGCTGTTACCAGCGCTGATTTTTTCCAGCGCCCGGGAGCTGTCACCCCAGCACCTGAAATCGGAGGGCCGACCAATCCTGCTGTTCGCTACCGTGGGCGTGGTCTGCACCCTGTTCCTGATTGGGGTACCTCTGTATGCCGTAACCGTGCTGCCCCTCGGCGATGCGCTTCTGTTCGCTGCAGCAGTCGCCGCCACCGACCCCTCGGCGGTCTCCGCCATTTTCCAGCGCTTCCACGTGCCTCATAAGCTTGCAGCGCTGATTGAAGGCGAATCCCTGTTCAACGACGGCACCGCCATTTTGCTGTTCTTTACCATGGCCTCACTGGTGATCGGAATGGAAACCTTCAGCCTCACCAACACCGCCCTGACCTTCGGCTGGATGGTTCTGGTGGCTGTGTTGCTCGGCTCGGCCCTGGGTTGGTGTGCTGGGCGCCTGATCCGCTATTGGTCGGTACAGAATCAGTTTTCGGGCATCTCGATCACCCTGGCGCTGGTTTACGGCGGCTTTCTGGTGGCCGAAGAGCTACTGCACGTGTCGGGTGTGATCACGGTGATGTTCGCCGCCTGGATGTTCGTGTTTCAGCGCCGGCCCGCCGCTTCCGAAGACACCAAGCCCGTGACGCCTATAGCGGGCCACCCGGAATTTTTCGTCGGCTTTTGGGATTACATCAGCCAGCTGGCCGGCGGCATCCTGTTCTTTGCCCTGGGGGTCACCGTGGGCCGGCACGACTTCCCCTTCACCTGGTTGATCCCAGGCAGCATTGCCGTACTCCTGATCGCCCGAATGTTGGTCATCTACGGCGGCAGTCTGCTGCTGAAGCTGAGCAAGGATCACGTACCCATGGCCTGGCAGCACGTTCTCGTGTTGGGCGGCCTGCGCGGTGCCGTCTCTGTGGCCCTGCTACTGATGCTGCCTGAGGACTACATCTATCGCGAATACATGCTGTGCCTGGCACTGGTGCTGTGTCTGTATACCCTGGTGATTCACCCGCTGATCTTACAGGCGTTCCTGAAGCGCCAGAATTTGGAGGAGCAGGGTTGAATGATCCGGTTACCCCCACAATCTGTAGTCATGGAGCTAGCGACTGATTAACCGACATTAAACCGACCAAACGGGAGCACCCTGGAATGAAACGCATAACACTGAGCAAACCGGGCGGACTGGACCAACTGCAGCTGAGTGAGGCTCCAGAGCCAGGCCAACCCGGACCGGGCGAGATTCGCGTTCGCGTCCGTGCCAGCTCACTCAACTTC from Marinobacter sp. LA51 carries:
- a CDS encoding threonine aldolase family protein, translating into MSQYEQFASDNYSGVCPEAWEAMAAANRMDEAAYGEDSWTQRAADDIRALFDTDCDVFFVFNGTAANSLALASIGQSFHSVICHELAHIETDECGGPEYASNGAKLLLGQGPDGKLTPESIEHLVTKRTDIHYPKPKALSLTQATEVGTLYTPEELRAIRAMADKYNLSIHMDGARFANAVAALDVHPSEITWKAGVDVLCFSGTKNGLALGEAVVFFNRQLAEDFEWRCKQAGQLASKMRYISAPWCGLLDNDVWLHNARHANACAARLASGLEGLPGVSLRYPRQVNGVFVEMPEPVQAALRAKGWRFYNFIGGSARLMCSWATTTERVDQFVADVRELVR
- a CDS encoding crotonase/enoyl-CoA hydratase family protein, with amino-acid sequence MTDLVDYQLNDGVATITITNGKANALSHEVFEALNAALDRAESDEAVVILTGQPGIFSGGYDLKEMQKSASEASALVTVGSKLTRRLSAFPFPVIGACSGHAIAKGAFILLSVDHRIGVEGDFKLGLNEVAIGMTMHRAGIEIARHRLTPAHFQRSVVNAEIYGPQGAVDAGFLDEIVAPSELSTRANELAQQFKKLNMRAHKETKRKAKAEYLALMDRCIEQDSEHLGLAG
- a CDS encoding dimethylsulfonioproprionate lyase family protein, whose amino-acid sequence is MRRLADHVDWQYVFREYWNLYRFGSAGGNSVIRSHLKDVRNRLNAELEINPEVAFDQPNSLPVCAWLGRAMDQGLNEPTAPLVRSLARVIDQLTWRYGYERMRKGLARKYAYSELMGPNGPVISKKLILGLVLFAPRCTYPEHSHDGISESYICLSGSVSDSNYSVFTPGSLLFNPPKRAHRMTTGDFEPTLLAYAWTGDEDKLAHQKMDFSIKK
- a CDS encoding glutathione S-transferase family protein produces the protein MPITDSADCDLIFYTNPMSRGRIVRWMLEEVGADYRQVLLAYETDMKADDYLAINPMGKVPALMHRGQVVTESAAICAYLADAFPNAGLAPDLADRAAYYRWLFFAAGPLEAAVMDRVLKAEVTSDLEKMVGYGTYDHTIDTLVQAVSNKPYIAGSRFTAADVYVGSHIMWGMEFGSIPKRPEFEAYVEKLANRPALAAAKALDDNLIPQ
- a CDS encoding M17 family metallopeptidase, coding for MKPELPKLPDLKLDVDHRIPASWDFDTGVGLILLVPDLHREVMDKAPWADYLKLRLADFPKATNPILISGPRGTRTSIGFVSTDVRGFKALSQARALLAPLMAERCRKINVISLLEQPGIACILAEALVSAAYAALFQLPRLSDKAEEKPQLAAMNFFGEFETADFRYAKATAEGNNLARWLTQLPGNYLTPTIYREYAEALAHQEGWEAEFYDCDQLEQMKAGAFLSVVQASPNRDAGILQLRYRMTGAEERPLALVGKGICFDTGGSNLKTGGSMLGMHGDMQGSAVALGTLLALTRLNFPAPVDCWLALAENHIGSRAVKCNDVVTALNGTTIELINTDAEGRMVLADTLALACRKPPRAILDYATLTGAVVSSLGNRMAGALTNRRHWVEPIIQAGEHCGERVWPFPYEDDYDDDLKSEVADTLQCRTAGAGDHIYAARFLGRFVDKDVGWLHVDMASTGTHKGGLGHIPSDIQGFGVRFGVEWFKRVIAE
- a CDS encoding lactoylglutathione lyase family protein, whose product is MSNVYPRNFSHIGISVPDLEAAVKFYTEVMGWYLIMKPTDIEEDDSAIGEMCTDVFGPGWGNFRIAHMSTGDRIGVELFQFKNQENPENNFEYWKTGVFHFCVQDPDVEGLAERIVAAGGKKRMEKPRYYYPGEKPYRMIYMEDPFGNILEIYSHSYELIYSEGAY
- a CDS encoding LysR family transcriptional regulator, whose protein sequence is MMNPVWLRSFCTLVEVGHFTRTAERLHMTQSGVSQHVRKLEEQLELSLLVRQGKQFTLTDAGERLYREANVIVESLSDLERRVGADPAFEGLVRIMSPGSVGLKLYPHLLTLQTQHPGLVIDYRFAPNSDVERAIAEYRVDVGIMTKPAALDEVGFKPVGEEALLLVTPEGMDEPSWDQLMALGFINHPDGAHHAGLLLGANYSEFHHSNQFPSAGFSNQISLILEPVSRGLGFTVLPAYAIEAFQQPETVKTHRLATPASETLFLGFRRNQPLPNRVSTVIDAMREGLDLSAGDSPGMV
- a CDS encoding cation:proton antiporter codes for the protein METHASFPETLGGFAVLLLVLAALRVFARSSRLPAESWILISGLLYGLTLKSFPSLPILELSPDLVILLLLPALIFSSARELSPQHLKSEGRPILLFATVGVVCTLFLIGVPLYAVTVLPLGDALLFAAAVAATDPSAVSAIFQRFHVPHKLAALIEGESLFNDGTAILLFFTMASLVIGMETFSLTNTALTFGWMVLVAVLLGSALGWCAGRLIRYWSVQNQFSGISITLALVYGGFLVAEELLHVSGVITVMFAAWMFVFQRRPAASEDTKPVTPIAGHPEFFVGFWDYISQLAGGILFFALGVTVGRHDFPFTWLIPGSIAVLLIARMLVIYGGSLLLKLSKDHVPMAWQHVLVLGGLRGAVSVALLLMLPEDYIYREYMLCLALVLCLYTLVIHPLILQAFLKRQNLEEQG